The Asterias rubens chromosome 1, eAstRub1.3, whole genome shotgun sequence genome segment ACCAATCTGAAACTGATGACTATTGGAAACTTATTAGTTTAGACACAGATGATTTAACCTTCGTTTCTTCTTTTTaatgatgacagttttttgcaGTGGAATGGAGAAACACAATATTGGTTTCGAGAGTAAAAACCAATCTGAAACTGATGACTATTGGAAACTAATTAGTTTAGGCACTGATGATTTAAACTtagtttcttctttttaaacaaagtaaTGGTGACAGTTTTCCTGTTCGAAGTATTTATCAGGACCATTTCCTCTAAGGTATAAACATGAATTAAATGCTCACCAGAGTATTATGAATTTCATCAAAGCTTAGCAGAGTCGCTATTTTTCTTTGTCATGCAATATTTCAAATTAGTCTTCCATTGGCAAGCATGCTTatttaaaacatacattttgtgTTATCTCTGTCGTTTCACAGGATATGGCCGGTTGGTTCCTAGAACAGTTGGTGGACAAGTCTTCTGCATCATTTACGCTATATTTGGAATCCCCATGTGTTACTTCATGCTATCCGTAGTCGGCGATACCTTCCAGAGTCTCTGGCACCACTCTAAACGACTCTTCGATAAATCCCTCATCTGCATCCAAGCCAAGAAATCACGTCTGGTGATAGGTGGTCTGGTAACCTGTATCGTTATATGGACGGTTACTATTGCTCTGCCGTCTCTGGTGTTCGTGGCAACCGAACACTGGAACTTCGGTCATGCCCTGTATTTCAGTTTCATCTCAATGAGCACCATCGGCTTCGGAGATTTCACCTTTGGGATCGAACAGAGTAAACCACTGACGACACAGCAAGACTGGATCTACAAGCTGGGTATACTGCTGTATTTCTTGATCGGTCTTAGTGTGATATCAATTGTTTACAGAGGAGTATGGCGGGCTCAACGGGCGCGATTGAAGCGGGCTGGTGCGACAACCCGTCGGTTCTTGCAGAGGGGCGGACGGTATGGAAGCTACTCCCTCGGTGCACATCCCGAGGTGTCCTCTTCGGTGGGTAGCGGTGTCCAGCTCAAAACAAGCAACGACTTGGCTGTGATTCATGAGAACTCGGAAGAAGAGGATCATATGAACGCCGCAATGGCCATGGATGCAATGGAGACGAACCGACGTCGCTCCTCTGTCTTCACAATGTCTTACACACAAGTCATGGGTTTAAACCTGGCTAACTATGACTCGGGCCATTGGTCGAACAATGACTCGCTCATAGAGGAAGAGACCAATGCAACTGTAAGCGAGCATGAATTCtaaatcaggaaaaaaaaactaaacttgAACTGGAAATTTCACTGTAATTGAAGGGTGCCGTGGCATGGccggtgggtttttttttagagcgTCGAGTTCTGATGGTTAATTCAtgggagtgtgggttcgaatcccggccatgacacctgtgtcattgagcaagatcTTTTACAGTTAGAATAACTGCTGCTCTTTACCCATGGgcttaaatgggtacctgcgagggtagaggttaatATTGTGAAGGAAAAAGCCTTGGAATTGGAGCGCcatggcagctcagggctgtatactcccaagcagggagctgagaaacaactaaaggaatgttattggcccagtgAGAAGGGCAGTAGAGGTAAAGTCCATTCAGACTTTATTGTTAAAGTTGCTAATATTAGAACAAGTGATTATTATTATGCCATAAAAGCTGACTGAAGCTGTTGGTTTTTCAATGTCATTATGTTAATCttaagaactgagaagtctcccgaacaaccGATACATCTATACTCCGCGAtactaaaataaagcaagacagttctctaagaccaaactctacctgacaagtagatacacacatggtgttaccgcaaaccatatatacattgatacctcaccataaaatgcctcaaatcatatatcatgttaatattattatgcaTAACACTATTTCCTAATTTTGATCAATTCTATTAATTTTATCCCCAGTGTAATCGGGGTTTGGGGGCTCGTACTGTGATTTTTGTCTTCAACATTTAAGTTAGGAATAGAATAATAGTTTAAAGTGCTCAGTTAATGTTCACTTAATCATTATGAAGATTATCtaacaaaaaaacagcaaaaagtGCCCCTCGTTATTTTGCTGTATTTCATCACCAAAGTGATAATATAAATGTAATGCTATTATGAAATTTCACAACAAAACTTGCAAACCAATTTCCAGAGAGTGTATAGGGGACACATATAAAATGGTGCCAGTCTACAAAAATTAGTATGTTTCGTTTTCCTGCATGcccttttagttttatttactaTAACTATTTTGTATAACTATCGATCGTGATCTCTCATAATTTAAACAACACTC includes the following:
- the LOC117295988 gene encoding potassium channel subfamily K member 16-like is translated as MKPWVKSLVLLPVFLGYIFIGSSFFLKIEGPHQVTVRDEYFDFLRLFVQNNSACGMSVDDLKAILTHVNVAKAEGLLHPETILNEGVSNVWTMPNSIVFASTIVTTIGYGRLVPRTVGGQVFCIIYAIFGIPMCYFMLSVVGDTFQSLWHHSKRLFDKSLICIQAKKSRLVIGGLVTCIVIWTVTIALPSLVFVATEHWNFGHALYFSFISMSTIGFGDFTFGIEQSKPLTTQQDWIYKLGILLYFLIGLSVISIVYRGVWRAQRARLKRAGATTRRFLQRGGRYGSYSLGAHPEVSSSVGSGVQLKTSNDLAVIHENSEEEDHMNAAMAMDAMETNRRRSSVFTMSYTQVMGLNLANYDSGHWSNNDSLIEEETNATVSEHEF